A single genomic interval of Coccidioides posadasii str. Silveira chromosome 1, complete sequence harbors:
- the NOT4 gene encoding transcriptional repressor general negative regulator of transcription subunit 4 (EggNog:ENOG410PFB8~COG:K~BUSCO:659at33183), whose protein sequence is MASRTQNDTVIDDDDEICPLCIEEFDLSDKNFKPCPCGYQICQFCYNNIKTHSEEGRCPNCRRVYDENTIQYRVPDADELKADLALKHRKAAAAKKKEQEKREIEASSRKNLAGVRVVQKNLVYVIGLNPTIRDENQLLQTLRGDQYFGQYGEIEKIVVSKAKPSGNPNQGIGVYVTFAKKSDAASCIAAVDGSANGDRVLRAQYGTTKYCSSFLRNEQCNNRNCTFLHETGEDSDSFSRQDLSSMNTISSQRPHPNYPNVSANQSRTYPPGSQSGPSSSLSMQRHTNKDEGTRMPANDSPALPSSASWANKDALAHRTRRPSVAASRGTPSPKPATATIATKPEESRAATEKRTHQNAEESRQHTPTPGPSSRLEQRDSVSPRRPLSVSQDRGMVLYNLVKAINSPEFRFQFSAAGLPADELAFIENHPSLIDPYGGVKRRAMREKAEQERAKQEVEAKMLLHANQPEEETLEGGSSQLGGEPEELHSGPGPAGRSGREQQAIQPPSQQATASSSAVGSPISAGHQFQSLNVNGRALTPLQQQQLMLLKSTTGQQSGLLDQLQTSSINGYDHNPLSRPSAFQNQMPPVGAISGHARQSSRFSFANESNAKNPNHRLLSQQAAVMQASTTNPMATANTQQHGLSSHFFTSGVQGPPPGLKTAGTPPVSGGGMFAQGHGFTSTMNNNLGLNVKQDGNADLMRELMRARSGTSGGGVQTLEATKREYISPLIHQHSTPPPLAPVSGLLNSLYGPQAGFYQEPGPQKQKKRGKKHRHANTSSGGGGVVDLADPSILQARMHQNNATAVAGQGLYGSQGQVDEDFPPLAPPKSALDTRASSRSHISVESPVFSSRSGTPTVPPGLSFPHGHPAAGLIKESSVPSSPSPSKNHASISTVIAPPPGLTPPQKVRDTVMPTLATPIIPESPTLKPDPASNPAEASAGSPKPEAVASLTKETQPPAPPKANKQSTEATPAKSGKGPSKESHSKPKPIKLDISVSATGRESASPSQTSAPYQLPALSTSITSSRPNTPGTVASRISESPAPRQPRVLRVVDTPKSETPPLQSSGAASGTTTAVKQRSRRPSISSVSRPATPAEISSEYDLYTSASASRANSPPPSRIGSAPVRAMSKNQAKKQRKLKAEQAEAKKEDELTSTPVEDTVQAPILGRKRKTKKPSKRATDSTEDGQRASPGTNEDTQPKSGSTIVSKHVESGAKSSPTIEKMEEKKEAHEPWRLNNTLEQLMVDSEALGVPIKDLFLERTPPLPTILAQLYQSGQLDLHVHALFNPPNLNQRVDMKCTAEDYEYLKRPIELTEDHRKMLLRGEPVRINGGSDLLKHRCLITPKGCILRHLSAEEEDHYLALEDSLASAIDSGHEYPAFIVTEPDTTNRGGGLDALFATPEKFNIRWVDDEASRSGLITGTTEDSVILSHPSTQAPATTPPNVFSALEADSARSTSWAIPSSTDPVSGTAPPRSSATTKSLMTGSTFGPDLEELMNVPDQELRSMIEAAQRELELSRKDVDVVDKKIMALVKRNKKLVQQALSAALEFVASSDAKTPT, encoded by the exons ATGGCCTCAAGAACCCAAAATGATACCGTTatcgatgatgatgatgagatCTG CCCTCTCTGCATTGAAGAATTTGATCTTTCGGACAAGAACTTCAAGCCATGTCCTTGCGGCTACCAA ATATGTCAGTTTTGCTACAACAACATCAAAACCCATAGCGAGGAGGGCCGATGTCCTAACTGCCGACGCGTTTACGACGAGAACACAATACAATACAGAGTTCCCGACGCAGATGA GCTTAAGGCAGACCTGGCGTTAAAACACCGTAAGGCGGCGGctgcaaagaaaaaagaacaagagaaGCGTGAAATCGAGGCATCTAGTCGAAAAAATCTTGCGGGAGTCCGAGTTGTCCAGAAGAACCTTGTCTATGTCATTGGACTTAATCCAACAATCAGGGACGAGAACCAGTTACTTCAGACATTGAGGGGGGATCAGTACTTTGGCCAATACGGTGAGATAGAAAAGATTGTCGTGAGCAAAGCGAAACCTAGTGGAAACCCCAATCAAGGAATCGGAGTGTACGTCACCTTTGCAAAAAAGAGCGATGCCGCATCATGCATTGCCGCCGTTGACGGCTCCGCCAATGGTGATCGAGTTCTGAG AGCGCAATACGGGACGACAAAGTACTGCTCATCATTCCTTCGTAACGAGCAGTGTAACAACAGAAATTGCACCTTCCTGCATGAGACCGGAGAAGATAGCGATAGTTTCAGCCGCCAAGATCTGTCCTCCATGAATACGATTTCGTCGCAGCGACCTCATCCCAATTATCCCAACGTGTCGGCGAATCAGTCTCGTACATATCCACCGGGAAGTCAGTCCGGCCCATCGAGTTCCCTCTCAATGCAGCGACACACTAATAAAGATGAAGGAACCCGGATGCCCGCTAACGACTCCCCTGCCCTCCCATCTTCAGCGAGCTGGGCGAATAAAGATGCTCTTGCACATCGAACAAGACGCCCTAGCGTGGCTGCGAGTCGCGGCACACCGAGCCCCAAACCGGCAACCGCAACAATCGCAACCAAACCGGAGGAATCGAGGGCGGCCACCGAAAAGCGAACTCATCAAAATGCGGAAGAGTCGCGCCAACACACACCAACACCAGGGCCCAGCTCAAGGTTGGAGCAACGTGATTCTGTATCCCCGAGGAGACCACTGTCCGTGTCCCAAGATCGCGGCATGGTTCTGTACAATTTGGTCAAGGCGATAAACTCTCCAGAGTTCCGATTTCAGTTCTCAGCGGCTGGTCTACCGGCTGATGAGCTTGCATTTATCGAAAATCATCCGTCTCTCATCGATCCATACGGCGGCGTGAAACGTCGCGCTATGCGCGAAAAGGCGGAACAAGAAAGGGCAAAACAAGAAGTTGAGGCTAAGATGCTACTACATGCCAATCAACCCGAGGAGGAGACCCTTGAAGGTGGTAGTTCGCAGCTTGGCGGTGAACCAGAGGAGTTGCATTCTGGCCCAGGGCCTGCTGGACGCAGCGGCCGTGAACAACAAGCCATTCAGCCCCCATCCCAACAAGCAACTGCCTCAAGTTCTGCTGTTGGTTCGCCTATTTCAGCTGGCCACCAGTTCCAAAGCTTGAACGTCAATGGTCGTGCCCTTACTCCTCTCCAACAGCAGCAGCTCATGCTTTTAAAGTCAACCACTGGCCAACAGAGCGGCTTGTTAGACCAACTTCAAACTTCTTCCATTAACGGCTATGATCATAACCCGCTTTCCAGGCCCAGTGCGTTTCAAAACCAAATGCCGCCAGTGGGTGCAATATCGGGTCACGCACGACAGTCCTCTCGGTTCTCCTTTGCGAATGAATCAAACGCCAAAAATCCCAACCATAGGCTACTTAGCCAGCAGGCTGCCGTGATGCAAGCGTCGACCACCAACCCGATGGCGACTGCCAACACACAACAACATGGGCTTAGTAGCCACTTTTTTACCAGTGGCGTTCAGGGTCCTCCTCCTGGCTTGAAAACTGCTGGAACACCGCCTGTCAGTGGAGGGGGCATGTTCGCCCAAGGTCATGGGTTTACGAGCACAATGAATAATAACTTGGGGCTTAATGTCAAGCAAGATGGGAATGCTGATTTGATGCGTGAGCTGATGCGTGCCCGGAGTGGTACGAGTGGTGGGGGTGTTCAAACTCTCGAAGCAACCAAGCGTGAGTACATATCTCCTTTAATCCATCAACACAGCACCCCTCCTCCCCTGGCTCCCGTTTCAGGCCTTCTCAACTCGCTTTATGGTCCTCAAGCCGGGTTCTATCAAGAGCCAGGGCcacagaagcagaagaaaagggggAAGAAGCACAGACACGCTAACACTTCCTCCGGCGGAGGTGGTGTAGTAGATCTTGCGGACCCGAGTATCTTGCAGGCGAGAATGCACCAAAACAATGCAACTGCTGTTGCTGGGCAGGGGCTATACGGGAGTCAGGGTCAAG TGGATGAAGACTTTCCGCCGCTAGCACCTCCAAAGTCTGCGCTCGACACCCGGGCATCGTCCCGGTCCCATATTTCCGTGGAATCCCCCGTTTTTTCGAGTAGGTCTGGGACGCCAACAGTGCCCCCTGGACTGTCGTTCCCACACGGCCATCCGGCAGCAGGTCTCATCAAAGAGTCGAGTGTGCCCTCAAGCCCCTCTCCATCCAAAAACCATGCTTCCATTTCAACCGTCATTGCGCCGCCTCCTGGTTTAACCCCACCCCAAAAGGTGAGGGACACGGTTATGCCTACGCTTGCTACTCCAATCATTCCAGAGTCCCCAACTTTAAAGCCGGATCCTGCAAGCAACCCGGCAGAAGCCTCAGCAGGCTCGCCAAAACCGGAAGCCGTCGCATCTCTGACCAAAGAAACCCAGCCCCCCGCTCCCCCTAAAGCTAACAAGCAGTCAACAGAAGCAACCCCCGCGAAGAGCGGAAAAGGACCTTCCAAAGAATCCCACAGCAAGCCAAAGCCTATTAAATTGGATATATCGGTCTCTGCGACTGGCCGAGAATCCGCTTCTCCCTCTCAGACTTCTGCGCCCTACCAGCTCCCTGCGCTTTCTACATCCATTACCAGTTCGCGGCCAAATACCCCCGGAACGGTAGCTTCTCGCATATCCGAATCTCCTGCTCCTCGTCAGCCACGGGTGTTACGTGTGGTAGACACCCCCAAATCCGAAACGCCACCTCTACAATCATCTGGAGCCGCATCTGGTACCACTACAGCGGTAAAGCAACGGTCACGAAGACCTAGCATTTCTTCTGTGAGCCGTCCGGCTACGCCTGCAGAAATAAGTTCTGAATATGACCTCTACACCTCTGCTTCCGCATCTCGGGCTAACTCGCCGCCTCCCAGTAGAATTGGGTCTGCCCCAGTTCGTGCGATGTCAAAAAATCAGGCAAAAAAGCAACGAAAACTCAAAGCTGAGCAGGCTGAagcgaagaaagaagatgaacttACATCTACTCCCGTTGAAGACACTGTGCAGGCACCTATCCTTGGCAGAAAGCGAAAGACAAAAAAGCCATCGAAGCGAGCCACAGACAGCACAGAGGATGGACAAAGGGCTTCACCTGGAACCAATGAGGATACTCAACCAAAATCAGGTAGTACAATAGTATCCAAGCATGTGGAATCCGGAGCGAAAAGCTCACCCACCATTGAAAAgatggaagagaaaaaggaagcCCATGAGCCTTGGCGCCTTAACAACACTCTAGAGCAACTTATGGTTGATTCTGAAGCACTGGGTGTCCCTATCAAAGACTTGTTCCTTGAAAGGACGCCTCCACTGCCTACCATACTCGCACAGCTTTATCAGTCGGGACAGCTGGATCTGCATGTCCACGCGCTCTTTAACCCTCCAAATCTCAATCAACGCGTGGATATGAAATGCACAGCTGAAGATTATGAATATTTGAAGCGACCAATTGAATTGACTGAAGACCACCGCAAAATGCTCCTCCGTGGTGAACCTGTTCGCATTAATGGTGGGTcagatctcttgaaacaTAGGTGCCTTATTACTCCAAAAGGATGCATCTTACGACATTTatctgctgaagaagaagatcattACTTGGCCTTGGAAGACAGTCTCGCCTCTGCCATCGACTCTGGTCACGAATATCCTGCTTTCATTGTCACTGAGCCCGACACCACTAACCGTGGTGGCGGGCTGGATGCTTTATTTGCAACACCCGAAAAGTTCAATATTCGCTGGGTCGATGACGAGGCTTCTCGAAGCGGTTTGATCACCGGAACAACGGAAGATTCAGTCATTTTGTCGCATCCGTCAACTCAAGCACCTGCCACCACCCCACCAAACGTCTTTTCTGCACTCGAAGCTGACTCCGCTCGATCTACCAGCTGGGCAATTCCCAGCAGCACGGACCCTGTTAGTGGCACCGCTCCTCCACGCTCATCGGCTACGACGAAGAGTCTCATGACCGGCTCTACTTTCGGCCCTGATCTCGAAGAGCTAATGAATGTGCCTGACCAAGAATTACGTTCCATGATTGAAGCAGCTCAACGTGAGCTTGAGTTGTCGCGTAAGGACGTGGATGTTgtggataagaagattatGGCGCTGGTAAAGCGAAATAAGAAGTTGGTGCAGCAAGCCCTCTCTGCAGCGCTGGAGTTTGTGGCGTCCTCGGATGCCAAGACCCCGACATAA
- a CDS encoding uncharacterized protein (EggNog:ENOG410PJTX~COG:C~BUSCO:6121at33183) — MSRPLLHQCLRSSRGASVGSRLGRVRWGSSISQKPGSDHLRFPGAINSKFTTNLNFINPSDQPAIPTYRVMDSDGVIVDKSRAPNVPDEEVISWYKNMVQVSIMDMIMFEAQRQGRLSFYMVSAGEEGIAVGSAAALSPDDVVFAQYRETGVFQQRGFTLKQFMSQLFANKNDNGKGRNMPVHYGGSNVKTHTISSTLATQIPHASGAAYALKLKALQNPNEPKQIVACYFGEGAASEGDFHAALNIAATRSCPVVFICRNNGYAISTPTLEQYRGDGIASRGVGYGIDTIRVDGNDIFAVREVTKEARRMALENRPILIEAMSYRVSHHSTSDDSFAYRARVEVEDWKRRDNPIIRLRKWMENKGIWNEDLERETREQLRKDVLTEFAAAEREQKPAIKELFTDVYEQMTPELLAQKEELKSIIEAYPNEYDISEYDGGLKSL; from the exons ATGTCTCGGCCTCTCTTACACCAGTGTCTCCGCTCCTCTCGAGGGGCCAGCGTTGGGTCGCGGCTGGGGAGAGTAAGATGGGGATCTTCGATATCGCAGAAACCAGGTTCTGACCA CCTCCGGTTTCCAGGTGCCATCAACAGCAAGTTCACAACCAACCTCAATTTCATCAACCCCTCAGATCAGCCCGCCATCCCCACGTACAGAGTAATGGATTCCGATGGCGTGATAGTAGACAAGAGCAGAGCCCCAAATGTCCCAGATGAAGAGGTCATCTCATGGTACAAAAACATGGTGCAGG TCAGCATCATGGACATGATCATGTTTGAGGCCCAGAGACAGGGCCGTCTGAGTTTTTATATG GTTTCAGCCGGAGAAGAAGGAATTGCTGTAGGATCCGCTGCAGCATTGTCACCGGATGATGTAGTCTTCGCACAATATCGCGAAACAGGAGTCTTCCAGCAGCGAGGATTTACCCTGAAGCAATTTATGAGTCAACTGTTTGCAAACAAAAATGATAATGGCAAGGGTCGCAACATGCCAGTTCACTATGGAGGATCCAATGTTAAAACG CACACCATCTCGTCTACCCTGGCCACTCAGATCCCCCACGCCTCGGGTGCTGCTTATGCCCTGAAACTCAAAGCTTTGCAAAACCCTAATGAGCCCAAGCAAATAGTAGCTTGCTACTTCGGCGAAGGCGCAGCCAGCGAGGGTGATTTCCATGCAGCTCTCAATATTGCTGCAACACGATCGTGTCCCGTTGTTTTTATTTGCCGAAACAACGGCTACGCTATCTCTACCCCGACTCTAGAGCAGTATCGCGGTGACGGTATTGCTAGTCGAGGCGTTGGGTACGGTATTGACACCATCCGTGTTGACGGAAACGATATCTTTGCCGTTCGTGAAGTGACCAAGGAGGCTCGCCGGATGGCCCTAGAGAACCGACCAATCCTTATTGAAGCCATGAGCTACCGTGTTTCTCATCACAGTACTAGCGACGATAGCTTTGCATACCGTGCCCGCGTGGAAGTTGAAGACTGGAAACGACGTGATAATCCTATCATCCGACTTCGTAAGTGGATGGAAAACAAAGGTATTTGGAATGAGGATCTGGAGCGCGAGACACGGGAACAGCTACGGAAAGATGTTCTCACGGAGTTCGCCGCGGCAGAACGCGAGCAGAAACCGGCTATCAAAGAGTTGTTCACGGATGTTTATGAGCAAATGACCCCTGAGCTCCTGGCTCAAAAGGAGGAGCTAAAAAGTATCATCGAAGCATACCCGAACGAATATGATATTTCTGAGTACGATGGCGGATTAAAGAGCCTATAA
- the COQ5 gene encoding 2-hexaprenyl-6-methoxy-1,4-benzoquinone methyltransferase (BUSCO:304341at4751~EggNog:ENOG410PH01~COG:H~BUSCO:9539at33183), with translation MTSRSVWRSLHWSAKRRPIPPRTPYRCFSCSIRAQANEPGQNERTTHFGFETIPESAKESRVGAVFSSVAASYDTMNDLMSLGIHRLWKDHFVRSLNPGDQYARDGPENEKGWNILDIAGGTGDIAFRMLDHATNINNDHYTRVTVADINPDMLAEGKKRSLDTPYYNTDRLSFMQANAESIPSIPDNSVDLYTVAFGIRNFTNKQSALVEAFRVLKPGGVFACMEFSKVTVGLFDELYKRWSFGAIPLIGQVVAGDRASYQYLVESIERFPSQEEFRDMIQAAGFITPGKGYENLTMGIAAIHKGVKPLKK, from the exons ATGACATCCAGATCCGTCTGGCGGAGCTTACACTGGAGCGCGAAACGCCGACCAATTCCACCCAGAACGCCCTACCGCTGTTTCTCCTGTTCCATCAGAGCGCAGGCCAACGAACCCGGACAAAATGAACGGACCACCCATTTTGGGTTCGAAACAATTCCCGAATCGGCAAAGGAATCAAGAG TCGGAGCTGTTTTCAGCTCTGTTGCGGCTTCTTACGATACGATGAACGATCTCATGTCCCTGGGTATCCATCGTCTCTGGAAAGATCATTTTGTTCGGTCACTCAACCCTGGAGACCAGTATGCCCGCGATGGACCTGAGAATGAGAAAGGATGGAACATTCTTGACATTGCGGGTGGAACTGGAGATATCGCATTTCGCATGCTGGACCATGCTACAAACATAAACAACGACCACTACACGCGCGTAACGGTTGCAGATATCAATCCAGATATGCTTGCAGAGGGTAAAAAACGAAGTTTGGACACTCCTTATTATAATACCGACCGTCTGTCGTTCATGCAGGCAAACGCTGAATCCATACCCTCGATTCCTGATAATTCGGTGGATCTGTACACTGTTGCTTTTGGGATTCGGAACTTCACGAATAAACAAAGTGCATTGGTGGAGGCCTTCCGAGTGCTGAAACCGGGCGGTGTCTTCGCCTGTATGGAATTTAGCAAGGTGACCGTCGGTCTCTTTGACGAACTTTACAAGCGATGGAGTTTTGGAGCTATTCCACTGATCGGCCAGGTTGTGGCCGGGGACCGGGCCAGCTACCAATATCTGGTTGAAAGCATAGAAAGATTTCCCAGCCAGGAAGAGTTTCGGGACATGATTCAGGCCGCTGGATTCATTACACCAGGCAAAGGATATGAAAATCTTACAATGGGTATCGCCGCCATCCATAAGGGTGTGAAACCATTGAAAAAATGA
- a CDS encoding uncharacterized protein (EggNog:ENOG410PZVI), with amino-acid sequence MNKMVWLPDKDRYTAKPRYQGGLLTATIVTFTHGKVRIVQASIKPSEKHPTLNLILRAIYTLNNANYDKKVAFDVLKWILDPPQAEPETEFKSTETAKKLPESEEIRMGIRAWDCLFGYDSLISARSNGSLYHGSLVCQYLPERIKHVSHNFFEPFTKEL; translated from the exons ATGAACAAAATGGTTTGGCTACCTGACAAAGACCGATATACAGCCAAGCCGAGATACCAGGGTGGTTTATTAACT GCTACCATAGTGACATTTACCCACGGCAAAGTACGCATCGTCCAAGCCAGTATCAAACCGTCGGAAAAACACCCAACACTCAACCTGATCCTGAGGGCCATATACACCCTCAACAACGCAAACTACGACAAAAAAGTAGCCTTTGATGTTCTGAAATGGATTCTTGATCCCCCGCAGGCAGAGCCTGAGACAGAGTTTAAGTCCACAGAGACGGCCAAAAAACTCCCTGAGAGTGAAGAAATAAGAATGGGCATCCGAGCGTGGGACTGTTTATTTGGCTATGATTCCCTAATATCTGCCAGGTCTAATGGGAGTCTTTACCACGGCTCTCTTGTATGTCAGTATCTCCCAGAGCGTATCAAGCATGTTAGTCATAATTTCTTTGAACCATTCACCAAGGAGTTGTAA
- a CDS encoding uncharacterized protein (EggNog:ENOG410JKXG) has product MPSSREPFDQPEEVALLLGRLFRLYISYAPYSFLFEWLEKTPDLEVHCRDATGEKVLFTSSPELLKAIHECERVTAPEKFPGLPSDWGFSSFIKIAVHQVLDKVYIKIRALYGPLFRQLYSEMITGIKGVQVLCPHQNHWTFIVRDHSCAHDMGQKGIAIS; this is encoded by the exons ATGCCATCCAGCAGAGAGCCGTTTGATCAGCCCGAGGAGGTTGCTCTGCTTTTGGGGCGTCTATTTCGATTGTATATCTCCTACGCGCCATACTCATTCTTGTTTGAGTGGCTGGAGAAGACACCGGACCTCGAGGTGCACTGTCGGGATGCCACTGGAGAAAAAGTTCTGTTCACATCATCTCCAGAACTCCTAAAAGCTATTCACGAGTGCGAGAGGGTCACTGCACCAGAGAAATTTCCGGGCCTTCCGAGTGACTGGGGGTTCTCCAGCTTCATCAAGATCGCCGTCCACCAAGTGCTCGACAAAGTGTACATAAAGATTCGAGC GCTTTATGGCCCGTTATTTCGCCAGCTGTACTCTGAAATGATCACTGGCATCAAGGGGGTCCAGGTCCTCTGCCCTCATCAGAACCACTGGACTTTTATTGTTCGGGATCACTCATGTGCACATGACATGGGACAGAAAGGGATCGCTATATCCTAA
- a CDS encoding uncharacterized protein (EggNog:ENOG410PG4A~COG:M~BUSCO:8003at33183), protein MTFSVLARKRRRQLSPPSPHIVSRKSSVVMVPALPMTPPDPDVDPIPSINPTASALDTVVHVISTERAALANLERMYATDPFCRESMERAVEQIAKTINVGGKLVICGVGKSGKIGEKLVATMNSFGIQSCFLHPTEALHGDLGMIKQNDTLLFITFSGKTSELSMVLPHIPPMLPVIAITAHTQPSSCALLSDSDIRYTILLPAPVHEREEISFGLPAPTTSTTVALAVGDALALAVARSLHTIPGRGPAEVFKGFHPGGAIGAAFASSSSSASETPSRSSASSATSSPTLVGLNGALDQPNGINTALQHPHQKLISDIATPLSYIPIIPQLEPSSSNTRIADVLAAAVRCPKANFWVLMTTDCIISPTRLRFLADNRDPGTRLCDVDDKSHVVVKQNWIRVPKSSSLATVRQILNDIDSSRKYEGAVGKSGKLPGKDRVVAITGEKFEDDVYGFVEEQEVWRGDI, encoded by the exons ATGACTTTCTCCGTTCTTGCTCGCAAACGGCGCCGACAGCTTTCGCCTCCCTCCCCTCACATCGTCTCACGCAAGTCATCCGTGGTGATGGTTCCGGCATTGCCTATGACCCCCCCGGATCCCGATGTCGACCCAATCCCAAGTATCAACCCGACCGCGTCGGCCTTAGATACGGTAGTCCATGTGATCTCCACGGAGCGGGCAGCTTTGGCGAACTTGGAGCGGATGTATGCGACCGATCCGTTTTGTAGGGAGAGCATGGAGCGCGCAGTCGAGCAAATCGCAAAAACAATCAACGTCGGAGGGAAACTTGTCATCTGTGGAGTGGGCAAGAGCGGGAAAATTGGCGAAAAATTGGTCGCTACGATGAATAGTTTCGGCATTCAGAGCTGCTTTTTGCATCCAACGGAGGCTTTGCATGGGGATTTGGGTATGATAAAACAG AACGATACTCTTCTTTTCATCACGTTTTCGGGTAAAACGTCGGAATTATCTATGGTCCTTCCGCATATTCCACCCATGTTACCGGTGATAGCGATCACGGCACATACGCAGCCATCGTCGTGCGCTCTGCTTTCTGATTCCGATATCCGATATACAATTTTGCTCCCAGCTCCGGTACATGAGCGTGAGGAAATATCTTTCGGCTTGCCTGCACCAACAACATCGACAACTGTTGCGTTAGCGGTGGGTGATGCCCTCGCTCTTGCCGTTGCTAGAAGCCTGCACACTATCCCTGGAAGGGGTCCAGCAGAAGTTTTCAAAGGGTTTCACCCGGGAGGAGCTATTGGCGCCGCGTTtgcttcatcttcttcatccgcGTCGGAAACCCCCTCTCGAAGTTCGGCATCATCCGCCACGAGCTCACCCACACTTGTTGGGCTAAATGGTGCCCTTGACCAGCCAAATGGAATCAATACTGCCCTGCAGCACCCTCACCAAAAGTTAATATCCGATATTGCAACTCCATTATCGTATATACCAATTATTCCGCAGCTTGAACCATCATCGTCCAATACTCGCATAGCGGACGTCCTGGCGGCGGCCGTGCGCTGTCCCAAAGCAAATTTCTGGGTCTTAATGACCACGGATTGCATAATTTCACCAACACGCCTCCGCTTTCTGGCGGATAATCGCGATCCTGGAACTCGATTGTGTGATGTTGACGATAAAAGTCATGTCGTTGTTAAACAAAACTGGATTCGTGTCCCAAAATCATCATCCCTAGCGACTGTGCGGCAAATCCTTAATGATATCGACTCTTCACGCAAATATGAGGGTGCTGTCGGAAAAAGTGGAAAGCTACCTGGAAAAGACCGTGTAGTTGCGATCACAGGTGAAAAGTTTGAGGACGATGTGTATGGTTTCGTTGAAGAGCAGGAGGTTTGGCGCGGCGATATATAA
- a CDS encoding uncharacterized protein (EggNog:ENOG410QE3M~COG:S~BUSCO:8859at33183), with protein sequence MPSTLRTPSPIAVKPVKWEDNAPDIYRLDPDGDITLVLTRYVTYVDEDEAMLDIKTISAAKRQEDDLVEEEVVFHVSSRHMILASPVFRAMLQRKFSESNTLQLTGSVEIPLPDDDPDAMLILLKIIHGHMRKVPLRVDLITLVQLAILIDKYDVHEVVELFSNFWFDNLKSTIPEKYTDDIPAWICICWVFDRPNEFRKTTRLALREGKQAVPSDELPIPQSVVEAINSKRQEVLHKLVTTLYGHIDDYTENEHCSFECDALMLGSLTKRLRALKIFPHRPDPPYAGLCFEEFDYRFRRGMYFPGAQRTSAYYYEHSKCAIRSLDTTLLKCEEKLSGLDMCDYK encoded by the exons ATGCCTTCCACACTACGGACCCCATCCCCTATCGCTGTCAAACCTGTCAAATGGGAAGACAATGCTCCTGACATCTATCGACTCGATCCAGACGGGGATATCACCCTAGTTTTAACCAGATACGTGACGTACGTAGATGAAGATGAGGCCATGCTTGACATCAAAACGATATCCGCAGCCAAAAGGCAAGAGGATGACCTAGTGGAAGAAG AGGTTGTCTTTCATGTCTCGTCCCGACACATGATTCTGGCGTCGCCTGTGTTTCGAGCAATGCTCCAGCGAAAATTCAGCGAAAGTAATACCTTACAGTTGACCGGCAGCGTGGAGATACCTCTTCCCGACGACGACCCTGACGCGATGTTGATTCTTTTGAAAATAATTCATGGGCATATGCGTAAGGTCCCGCTCAGAGTGGATCTCATAACATTGGTACAGCTCGCCATCCTCATAGATAAATACGATGTCCATGAGGTTGTGGAGCTGTTTTCCAATTTTTGGTTTGATAATTTGAAGTCCACCATCCCGGAGAAATATACCGATGACATACCGGCTTGGATATGCATCTGCTGGGTGTTCGATAGGCCAAACGAGTTCAGGAAGACGACTCGCTTAGCTCTTCGTGAAGGAAAGCAAGCCGTTCCTTCGGACGAGCTACCGATTCCACAATCAGTTGTCG AGGCAATCAATAGCAAAAGGCAGGAAGTTCTCCATAAGCTTGTTACCACTCTCTACGGCCATATCGATGACTACACTGAAAACGAGCATTGCAGCTTTGAATGTGACGCGCTCATGCTTGGCTCGCTCACCAAGCGTTTACGAGCTTTGAAGATCTTTCCCCATCGGCCCGACCCGCCATATGCTGGCCTATGTTTCGAAGAATTTGACTATCGGTTCCGACGGGGTATGTATTTTCCTGGCGCTCAGCGGACAAGCGCATACTATTATGAGCACTCAAAATGCGCGATTCGGTCGCTGGATACGACCCTATTGAAATGCGAAGAGAAGCTGTCGGGATTGGACATGTGTGATTACAAATGA